The genomic interval CGTGGCGACGAGGTCAAGCGGCACGTCGTGGGGGTCCGGCGTCACGCGGTCGTCCGCGACGACCTGCATCGGGTGGATCGTCGTCGCGACGGTCGTGTCGTCGGTCGCGCGGTCGAACTCCCGCAGGAGCGCGAACTCCAGGTCCGCGTACCCCTCCCCCTTCCCGACCCGCGCGCCCGAGGGCGTGACCGCCACGCTCCCGGAGAGTATCAGGTCGATAGCGGGCATCTCGTCGGGGTGTATCGGGACGCCGTGTTCCCCGCTCCCGCGGACGGTCGTCGCGTCGTCGATATCGACACCCTCCACCGCGAGGCGGTCGGGGTCGAGTTCGAGGAACGGCTGTTCGTCGCGCAGGCGCGGCACGGCCATGTAGAGGGTCTTGCCCGCCCGGAGCGCGCGCCGGCGTGCCGGCAACTGCGGGCCGTCGGGGTTCGCCTTTATCGACCCGGCGCGCTCCCACTCCGGGCGCGCCGCGAGTCGCTCGGCCGCCTCCCGCGCCCCGGCGAAGTTCGGGATGCGCCCGTGCGGCGGGAACGGGAACCGCGCCTCCCCGGAGCGTTCGAGCGCGTCCCACACCCGCTCGCGGAGCGCCTGTTTGTCCATGCGACGCCTGCGAGCGAGCGTCCCAAGAGCGTTATCCGTCTCGACGGGAAACGAAGGGTATGTTCGACACCCGCCCGGACCGCGACAGCGAGGTCGTCCTGCTCGGGCGCTCAAACGTCGGGAAATCGACGCTGATGCGCGAGATAACGGGCCATCGGTTCGACACCGGCGGCAAGCCCGGCGTCACCCGGAAGCCGAACCACTACGACTGGGCGCCGGAGGACTTCGTCATCACGGACCTCCCCGGCTTCGGCTTCATGTCGGGCGTCCCCGACGAGGTACAGGAGCGAATCAAGACCGACATCGTCCGCTACCTGGAGGAGCACGCCGACTCGATTCTCGCCGGCGTCATCGTCCTCGACGGGAAGGCCGCCGTGGATATCATCGACCGCCACTCCGGCCCCGACGAGATACCCCACGCCGTCGAGATGTACGGCTTCCTGCGCGAACTCGGGATTCCCGTCGTCCTCGCGGTGAACAAGATGGACAAGGTGGACGACCGCGACGACCGACTGAACGACATCTGCGACCGCTTCGGCCTGCTCCCGCCGTGGAAACAGTGGGAGGGCGAGTCCGTCGCCCCCATCGTCGCGAAGAAGGGGAACATCGGCGCGCTGAACGAGGCGGTTCGGTTCCACCTCCACGAGGCGAAGCGCGACGACCTGTTCAAGTTCTTCTGACGCACCTTTTTGCACGACGGGCCTGCGGCCCGTCGGCAAAAATCTGCACCAAAAAGACGCGTCGCCGCTCCCTCCGGTCGCGGCTCGGTCCCGCGACTCGCTCCGCTCGTCGCGGCGAACCGCTCGCTCACGGCGTTCGCTCGCGGATGCTCGGGTTCAAATACCGGGACGCGGCCAGCGACCGCGTGACGTAGCAGTCGCGGCGACGGGTCGAAGCGGGTGTGCGGCCCGCCCGTCGCTCGCCGGTCGCGGGCCGCCTGTTCGCCCCCTCTATTCCACGCCCAGGTCGCGCTTCGCGAGGCGGACGTTCCGGTCGTTCGCGCGCCAGACCAGGTCGAAGGCGTCCCCGAGCAGCGGCACGGTCCCGACGACGGCGTCGAGCGCGACGTTGAACACCATCCGCGCGAGCGTCCGGACGGAGACGCCGAGGCGTGCCGCCTCCACGACGAGGTACAGCGAGACGACGGCCGCCGCGAGGTCGCCGCCGCCCGGCACCAGCCCCAGCAGCGGGTCGAGGCCCACCTTCACCCCGACGACGGGGAGCTCGAATCCGCTGTCCATCAGCGTCGCCACCCGCTCCATCCGGTCGAGGACCCGTTGTGTGTCGGCCATACGACCCGTGTCGTCGTCCGGACGGAAAACCTAGCCGCCGTTCTCGCCGAGCGCCGTCGTCTCGACGCCGTGCGAGACGGCGAACTTCTCCAACTCCTCCTTGCGGTCGGCTATCTCGCCGGGGCGGTGCGAGTCCGTGCCGAAGACGAACTCGACGCCCGCCTCGCGAAGCACCTCCATGAACGCGGGCGTCGGGTGGACCTCGCCGTACTCCGAGAGCGCGCGACCCGCGTTGAGTTCGGGGACGGTCCGCGAGTCGGCGAACGCCTCGGCGGCGCGCCGGTAGTGGTCCTCCGTGGCGAAGCCGCGGAGGTGGCGGTTCCGCTCCACGAGGTCGACGTGGGCGGCGATCTCGAACAGCTCCGACTCCGCGAGCGCGACCAGCCGGTCGAAGTAGGTGTCGACGTGGCCGCGCAGGTCGGCCTCCGGCTGGTCCGCGAAGTGCGGCTCCGTGTGGACGTTCGTCCCGTCGAGCTCGTGGACGCTCCCGAGCGCGTAGTCGAAGCCGGCCCCGTCGAGGAACTCGGCTATCGCGCCCTCGTCCGCGGGGTGGTAGTCCATCTCCGCGGCGTCGTAGACGGCGATGTCGTGGCGCTCGCGCGCCTCGCGGATGGCGCGGCGGCGGCGCTCGTAGGTGATATCGAGCGCGAAGCCGAACGCGCGGCGGTGGCGCTTCGGCCCGTCGCGGTCCGTGACGGTGCAGTGGTCCGCGATGCCGACGGCGTCGAGGCCGGCCTCGGCGGCCGCGGACACCATCCACGGGAGGAAGGTCCCGTCCGAGTAGTTCGAGTGGACGTGGTAGTCGCGGTTCACGCCCGAGGGAGGACCGGCCGCGTGAGGAAAGTTCCGGCCGTCGGCTACTCCGCGTCGTCGCCGGCGGGCGCGTAGTAGTACTCGCCGGCCTTCTTCTGCTCGCGGTCCTTCTGCGACCCCGGCTTGTTGATGCGCGGGCGGCCGGTGCGCTGGTCGCGCCGGAACGTCACGTCGAGGTTCGAGAGGAACGCGTTCATGCCGTCGCGCATCCCGACCGGCTCGCCGGCGTGACCGTACTCGGCGGGCGTGCCGTCGAACACCTGCAGCCGGTCGGCCAGCAGGTCGATCATGTAGATGTCGTGGTCGATGACCATCGCCGTGGCGTCGTGGTTCTCGGTGTAGCGGCGGATGGCGCGCGTGGCGAGCACGCGCTGTTCGACGTCGAGGTGCGCCGAGGGCTCGTCGAGCAGGTAGAGGTCGGCGTCCTTCGACAGACAGGCGGCGATGGCGACGCGCTGGCGCTCGCCGCCCGAGAGGTCGGTGAGGTCCTGTTCCATCACGCGCTCCAGCTGGAGCGGTCCCGCGATCTCGGTGTTCCAGTACGACGAGCCGAAGTCGTCGGTGATGGAGGAGAGGAACGCGTCCACGCGCATCGGCTGGTCGATATCGACGTACTGCGGCTTGTAGGAGATGTCGAGGTCCACATCGACGCTCCCCTCGTCGGCGTCCAGTCGGCCGGTCAGTAGCTTCGCGAAGGTGGACTTCCCGATGCCGTTCGGGCCGACGATGCCGAGCACCTCGTTGTTGCGGACCTCGCCCGCGTCGACGTCGAGGGTGAACTCCCCCTCGCCGTACGACTTCGTCATCGCGGGGTACTCCACGAGCGTGTCGCCCGTGGACGTGGGCCGGGGAGCGTGCTGTTCGAACTCGATCTCCCCCTGCCGGATACGCATGTTCTCGTTGTCGAGATACCCCGTGAGGTACTCGTTGATGCCGTTCTTCGTGCTCTTCGGGTCGGTGACGACGCCGAACGCGGAGGGGCGGCCGTACGCGACGTGGATGGTGTCGGCGAGCAGGTCGAGCACCGCGAGGTCGTGTTCGACGACGAGCATCGAACGGTCCTCCTCCTCG from Halosegnis marinus carries:
- a CDS encoding DUF4112 domain-containing protein; this encodes MADTQRVLDRMERVATLMDSGFELPVVGVKVGLDPLLGLVPGGGDLAAAVVSLYLVVEAARLGVSVRTLARMVFNVALDAVVGTVPLLGDAFDLVWRANDRNVRLAKRDLGVE
- a CDS encoding PHP domain-containing protein, which codes for MNRDYHVHSNYSDGTFLPWMVSAAAEAGLDAVGIADHCTVTDRDGPKRHRRAFGFALDITYERRRRAIREARERHDIAVYDAAEMDYHPADEGAIAEFLDGAGFDYALGSVHELDGTNVHTEPHFADQPEADLRGHVDTYFDRLVALAESELFEIAAHVDLVERNRHLRGFATEDHYRRAAEAFADSRTVPELNAGRALSEYGEVHPTPAFMEVLREAGVEFVFGTDSHRPGEIADRKEELEKFAVSHGVETTALGENGG
- a CDS encoding 5-formyltetrahydrofolate cyclo-ligase, which gives rise to MDKQALRERVWDALERSGEARFPFPPHGRIPNFAGAREAAERLAARPEWERAGSIKANPDGPQLPARRRALRAGKTLYMAVPRLRDEQPFLELDPDRLAVEGVDIDDATTVRGSGEHGVPIHPDEMPAIDLILSGSVAVTPSGARVGKGEGYADLEFALLREFDRATDDTTVATTIHPMQVVADDRVTPDPHDVPLDLVATPERLVETGAAGKPSGIDWDALAREKRAEIPVLDRLHPGAGD
- a CDS encoding ribosome biogenesis/translation initiation ATPase RLI, which translates into the protein MADDSIAVVDLDRCQPDRCNYECMNYCPPNRTGKECIVERGDHYDEGEPHEGGPDQVFISEEICLGETCGICVEKCPFDAIEIINLPQELDEEPAHRYGDNAFSLYGLPAPQEGRVTGILGPNGIGKTTAVRILAGEIEPNLGRHADPPDFEAVMDAYRGTELQDYLADLRDGDVTVARKPQYVDKIPDTFSGVTRDLIEGVDERGVADDLVDRLDIGPVIDQPIDTLSGGELQRVALAATLVRDADFYFLDEITPYLDIGQRVTAARLIRELAEEEDRSMLVVEHDLAVLDLLADTIHVAYGRPSAFGVVTDPKSTKNGINEYLTGYLDNENMRIRQGEIEFEQHAPRPTSTGDTLVEYPAMTKSYGEGEFTLDVDAGEVRNNEVLGIVGPNGIGKSTFAKLLTGRLDADEGSVDVDLDISYKPQYVDIDQPMRVDAFLSSITDDFGSSYWNTEIAGPLQLERVMEQDLTDLSGGERQRVAIAACLSKDADLYLLDEPSAHLDVEQRVLATRAIRRYTENHDATAMVIDHDIYMIDLLADRLQVFDGTPAEYGHAGEPVGMRDGMNAFLSNLDVTFRRDQRTGRPRINKPGSQKDREQKKAGEYYYAPAGDDAE
- the engB gene encoding GTP-binding protein EngB, encoding MFDTRPDRDSEVVLLGRSNVGKSTLMREITGHRFDTGGKPGVTRKPNHYDWAPEDFVITDLPGFGFMSGVPDEVQERIKTDIVRYLEEHADSILAGVIVLDGKAAVDIIDRHSGPDEIPHAVEMYGFLRELGIPVVLAVNKMDKVDDRDDRLNDICDRFGLLPPWKQWEGESVAPIVAKKGNIGALNEAVRFHLHEAKRDDLFKFF